The following proteins are encoded in a genomic region of Aquifex aeolicus VF5:
- a CDS encoding SIR2 family NAD-dependent protein deacylase → MENLNIVTLTGAGISAESGIPTFRGKDGLWNKFKPEELATPEAFFRNPKLVWEWYDWKRQLIAKAQPNEGHKILTKMEEEFPNFYLITQNVDGLHQRAGSKKVIELHGNIWKVRCVECGNERYEYTTPLPEIPPKCEKCGGLLRPGVVWFGESLPVDALSRAYELSREAHVFIVVGTSGVVYPAAELPFVAKENGAQVIEVNPEETPITKIADMHFKEKASTGLKKVYDYLREKYGSKG, encoded by the coding sequence ATGGAAAACCTGAATATAGTCACCCTAACGGGAGCAGGGATATCCGCGGAAAGTGGTATACCCACCTTTAGGGGTAAAGACGGGCTCTGGAACAAGTTCAAACCCGAAGAACTCGCAACACCGGAAGCTTTCTTCAGAAACCCGAAACTCGTCTGGGAGTGGTACGACTGGAAGAGGCAGCTAATAGCGAAAGCCCAACCCAACGAAGGACACAAAATACTTACAAAAATGGAAGAGGAGTTCCCGAACTTTTACCTTATAACCCAGAACGTTGACGGACTTCACCAAAGGGCGGGTTCAAAAAAGGTTATAGAACTCCACGGAAACATATGGAAGGTAAGGTGTGTGGAGTGCGGAAACGAAAGGTACGAGTACACAACACCTCTTCCCGAAATTCCTCCAAAGTGTGAGAAGTGCGGAGGGCTTTTGAGACCCGGGGTAGTCTGGTTCGGAGAGAGCCTGCCGGTGGATGCCCTGAGCAGGGCTTATGAGCTATCAAGGGAAGCCCACGTGTTCATAGTTGTAGGAACTTCGGGAGTCGTGTATCCCGCTGCGGAACTCCCCTTCGTGGCAAAAGAAAACGGAGCCCAAGTAATAGAAGTAAACCCGGAAGAGACTCCAATAACGAAGATTGCGGACATGCACTTTAAGGAAAAGGCGAGCACGGGACTGAAAAAAGTTTACGATTACCTGAGGGAAAAGTATGGCTCTAAGGGATAG